A region of Candidatus Cloacimonadota bacterium DNA encodes the following proteins:
- the mtaB gene encoding tRNA (N(6)-L-threonylcarbamoyladenosine(37)-C(2))-methylthiotransferase MtaB: protein MKKLATVTLGCKTNQFESEAILNQFIKEGYTLCNFNDQPDIAIINTCCVTNRAEYKTRYAIRKALKSISPDGKVIVMGCYVNKGSSYFESLPENVLLVLNDQKHLVLQNITQTTNNTNPEFLDLSTDSYHLHTRVPVKVQDGCNFFCAYCILPYVRGKPKSRSLESIINQVNTLAEKGTKEIILTGINLGLYGVDKENVSLLELLKAMVRTDISQIRLSSIEPMFFNDDLIGFLASQKKICPHFHIPLQNGSDKVLTNMNRTYTRDEFDKIIHNVKEAIPDAAIGCDVIVGFPGESEDDFNATYDFIEKLPIAYLHVFRYSPREFTKAYKMKRHVDGSVSKKRMQSLQKLGQCKKSDYSKYIIEKKVPMRAVLETREQKYWSSVSDHYLRIFLEDDKGFSNGMLKTVIAKSMSPDNEGLIVEAYHD from the coding sequence GTGAAGAAGCTTGCCACCGTGACCCTCGGGTGCAAAACGAACCAGTTCGAGTCAGAAGCTATTCTTAACCAGTTTATTAAAGAGGGTTATACTTTGTGTAACTTCAATGACCAGCCGGACATTGCGATCATAAACACCTGCTGTGTTACGAATCGAGCAGAATATAAAACACGTTATGCCATCAGAAAAGCGCTCAAGAGTATCTCCCCGGACGGAAAAGTTATTGTAATGGGTTGTTATGTCAATAAGGGAAGTTCATATTTTGAATCTTTACCGGAAAACGTATTACTTGTTCTCAATGACCAAAAACATCTTGTTCTTCAAAATATAACTCAGACTACAAACAATACAAATCCAGAGTTCCTCGATCTGTCAACAGACTCCTATCATTTGCATACTCGCGTACCGGTAAAGGTTCAGGATGGATGCAATTTTTTCTGCGCATACTGCATTCTACCGTATGTTCGCGGCAAACCGAAAAGCCGTTCTCTCGAATCAATCATAAATCAGGTTAATACTCTCGCTGAAAAGGGGACAAAAGAGATCATTCTTACAGGAATAAATCTGGGACTGTATGGCGTGGATAAGGAAAATGTGTCTCTGCTCGAACTCTTGAAAGCAATGGTCAGGACTGATATTTCTCAAATACGCTTGAGTTCGATCGAACCAATGTTCTTTAATGACGACTTGATTGGTTTCCTTGCATCACAGAAAAAGATATGTCCTCATTTTCATATTCCACTTCAAAACGGTTCTGACAAAGTACTTACTAATATGAACAGAACTTATACAAGAGATGAGTTTGATAAGATAATCCATAATGTAAAAGAAGCAATTCCTGATGCAGCAATCGGATGTGATGTCATTGTTGGCTTCCCCGGAGAATCGGAGGATGATTTTAATGCCACTTATGATTTTATCGAAAAATTGCCGATAGCATATCTTCATGTGTTTCGATATTCTCCTCGAGAGTTTACAAAAGCGTATAAGATGAAACGACACGTTGACGGGAGTGTCAGCAAAAAAAGAATGCAAAGCTTGCAAAAATTGGGGCAATGTAAGAAAAGTGATTATTCAAAATATATCATTGAAAAGAAGGTTCCAATGAGAGCTGTACTTGAAACCAGGGAACAGAAGTATTGGTCCTCGGTTTCAGATCACTATCTTCGTATTTTTTTAGAAGATGATAAAGGTTTTTCAAACGGAATGTTGAAAACCGTCATTGCAAAAAGTATGTCGCCCGATAACGAGGGATTGATCGTCGAAGCATATCATGATTGA
- a CDS encoding MCE family protein yields the protein MKTKKSEFIVGFIIIIAVLIVIVGKVIISGTQERSEITEITVQFPQIGGLDVGNSVFIHGVRAGKVADIDLQQDGVVVKLHINKKISMKEDARIVISERGMMGEREISIDPGNSHNKLDVSGILQGQYSVGFNETISEIGVTIQNINKLSQKLEDFIGDDSQTKTIQDVIKNLDVLLVNMNKIFINNEDFTIDFEHINNIISNLDSLISSNDEKVERILTFADDKVPQIERMLSQMQTLLDKLEREDTDIGRLTANDSLYNKINSTIAHFDSLVTDIKENPKHYFRLF from the coding sequence ATGAAAACGAAAAAAAGTGAATTTATCGTCGGTTTTATTATTATTATTGCGGTTTTGATCGTGATTGTTGGAAAAGTAATAATCTCTGGAACTCAGGAGAGATCTGAAATTACGGAGATAACCGTACAGTTCCCACAGATCGGGGGACTGGATGTTGGAAATTCAGTCTTTATCCATGGCGTTCGTGCAGGTAAGGTTGCTGATATAGATCTTCAACAGGATGGAGTTGTAGTAAAGCTTCATATTAATAAGAAAATATCCATGAAAGAAGATGCCAGGATTGTTATATCTGAAAGAGGAATGATGGGTGAAAGAGAGATATCGATCGATCCCGGTAACTCGCATAACAAATTGGATGTCTCGGGCATTTTACAAGGTCAATATAGTGTTGGGTTTAATGAAACGATATCAGAAATTGGCGTGACCATTCAGAACATTAATAAACTCTCACAAAAACTGGAAGATTTTATCGGAGACGATTCACAAACTAAAACAATCCAGGATGTGATAAAAAATTTGGATGTACTCCTGGTAAATATGAACAAGATTTTTATTAATAATGAAGATTTCACGATAGATTTCGAACATATCAACAACATTATCTCAAACCTTGATTCACTTATTTCTTCTAATGATGAAAAAGTCGAAAGGATACTCACCTTTGCAGATGACAAAGTTCCTCAAATCGAACGTATGCTTAGTCAGATGCAAACTCTGCTTGATAAGCTGGAAAGAGAAGACACAGATATTGGACGACTTACAGCAAATGATTCACTCTATAATAAGATCAATTCGACGATAGCTCATTTTGATTCATTAGTAACAGATATTAAAGAAAATCCGAAGCACTATTTTAGGTTATTTTAA
- a CDS encoding BamA/TamA family outer membrane protein: MKKYIVLLTLLIVLTSSLNAAFFGKNKTNLPNLKWSVMKTTHFDIYYEEGLDIVGQITTVIVENAYYRFQDLFEYSLPHKIPVLIYNSHNEFEETNILYQIIEEGVGGFTEFIKNRVVVPFDGDYKIFETTVVHELCHVFMYFSMQGGSFANVASGLFYSLPFWFSEGLPEWSSEHGSASNEMYIRDLIINDKLVPLEYVSGYYAYREGESFLIFLEEKFGSNSIIELLYNFRLYKSIDEGAKRTFGFGIKSLEEQWRYYLQKKYSTIIDENVLPDIKYQQLTKHDPHESNANWDPVFSPDGTQILYYSNKNYTLGIYKRSTLGLYKPKKIITSGYNDDYEGFHYLKTSLSYFPDGERFSFVAKTSDGDDIVIARVSDGKELQRITLDFKSIFEIDVSPDGNKIILVGLQDAQNDLYVYNLKTKSLSRITDDYFDDRYPRWSSDGKKIVFSSQRFITEPFQQEDEHLIFSNLYYNVFMYDIADDSITALTDASYDHQYPSWTKDQKNIVFSAYRNEVSNIFVYDFEEQAIAQLTNIFSGTFSPCVSEDNSEMVFSSFYNMGWDLYLYSNPLDSLTYIEYQSPTTPDNNSFEKVFHLDEFRRFYRQKETVITEKSRFERGFFFEKDTLEAKPEYREDVEPEVEEYKIKFTPDFLFGGLAYTTGYGVTAQVYISLSDILGNHQIDIFTDVNKNLSESNVILNYYYIKKRIDYGAGLFNLIDDYYYLNYWYDPSTGYVYDGMKKDRSTGINALVSYPLDKFNRVDLYNSMFYNKIEWYWWNGEDWQILNQYTRDAWVYAPTLIYTHDTALWGITGPIKGSRYQAAIQKCFGSKNDYLNIYGDFRKYIALNRKYQLAGMFNVGFSTGLDKQDFIMGGYYNLRGYLDKEFLGHNIAIGSVEFRYPFIEELKLGFPLPLWIRSIRGAIFADVGKVWDTMDDFKNSHDHPVRVGYGIGTRMNLGYFILKFDWAWKSTKGFESAPSFYFSLDAEF; the protein is encoded by the coding sequence ATGAAAAAATATATTGTCCTGCTAACTTTGCTGATAGTATTAACTTCGTCATTGAATGCTGCTTTTTTTGGAAAGAATAAGACGAATCTTCCAAACTTGAAATGGTCTGTCATGAAGACAACCCATTTTGATATTTATTATGAAGAGGGACTCGACATTGTTGGTCAGATAACAACAGTGATCGTTGAAAATGCATATTATAGATTTCAGGACCTGTTTGAATACTCGCTGCCACACAAAATTCCCGTACTGATCTATAATTCCCACAATGAATTTGAAGAAACAAATATACTCTATCAGATTATCGAAGAAGGAGTTGGGGGTTTTACTGAGTTTATCAAAAACCGTGTCGTCGTACCGTTTGACGGTGACTATAAAATATTTGAAACAACAGTCGTACACGAGCTCTGCCATGTATTTATGTATTTCAGCATGCAGGGTGGGAGCTTTGCGAATGTTGCGAGCGGTCTGTTCTATTCATTACCATTCTGGTTTTCGGAAGGATTACCGGAATGGTCATCAGAACATGGATCAGCCAGTAATGAGATGTATATCCGAGATCTTATTATAAATGATAAACTGGTTCCCCTCGAATATGTTTCAGGTTACTATGCCTATCGTGAAGGCGAATCCTTCCTAATATTCCTTGAAGAAAAGTTTGGCTCCAACAGCATCATTGAACTCCTCTATAATTTCAGGTTATATAAAAGTATCGATGAAGGTGCGAAACGCACATTTGGGTTCGGGATAAAAAGTCTTGAGGAGCAGTGGCGCTATTATCTACAAAAAAAATATAGCACGATCATTGATGAAAATGTTCTTCCGGATATTAAATATCAGCAACTCACAAAACATGATCCTCACGAATCTAATGCAAATTGGGATCCTGTGTTTTCTCCAGATGGAACCCAGATACTCTATTATTCAAATAAAAATTATACACTTGGTATTTATAAACGATCAACGCTTGGATTATACAAACCCAAGAAGATCATTACAAGCGGCTATAATGATGATTATGAGGGATTTCACTATCTTAAGACTTCTCTCTCATATTTTCCTGATGGCGAGCGTTTTTCCTTTGTAGCAAAGACCTCAGACGGTGATGATATTGTCATAGCAAGAGTTAGTGACGGCAAAGAATTGCAGAGGATCACACTGGATTTTAAAAGTATTTTCGAGATCGATGTATCTCCGGATGGAAATAAAATTATCCTGGTTGGTTTGCAGGATGCGCAAAATGATTTGTATGTATATAATTTAAAAACAAAGTCATTGTCCCGAATAACTGATGACTATTTTGATGATCGATATCCTCGCTGGTCATCAGATGGAAAAAAGATCGTATTTTCATCTCAGAGATTCATAACTGAGCCCTTCCAGCAGGAGGATGAACACCTCATTTTTTCAAATTTGTATTACAACGTATTTATGTATGATATAGCTGATGATTCGATAACTGCTCTGACAGATGCATCCTACGATCATCAATATCCATCTTGGACAAAGGATCAGAAAAATATTGTATTTAGTGCATACCGGAATGAGGTATCCAATATTTTCGTATATGACTTCGAAGAACAGGCAATAGCCCAGCTTACGAATATATTCAGCGGAACATTCTCCCCTTGTGTCAGTGAAGATAATTCCGAAATGGTGTTTTCGAGTTTCTATAACATGGGATGGGATTTGTACTTGTATAGCAATCCACTCGACAGTCTTACATACATTGAATATCAAAGCCCTACAACTCCAGATAATAATTCTTTTGAAAAGGTTTTCCACCTTGATGAGTTTAGACGATTTTATCGTCAAAAAGAGACTGTGATTACAGAAAAATCTCGTTTTGAAAGAGGATTTTTCTTTGAAAAAGATACCCTGGAAGCCAAACCGGAATATCGCGAAGATGTTGAGCCTGAAGTGGAGGAATATAAAATCAAGTTCACACCGGATTTCCTTTTTGGTGGTCTTGCATATACAACAGGCTATGGTGTTACAGCACAGGTCTATATCTCACTCAGCGATATTCTTGGCAACCATCAAATAGATATTTTCACTGATGTGAATAAGAACCTTTCTGAGAGCAATGTTATTCTCAATTATTATTATATAAAGAAACGAATTGATTACGGGGCTGGACTATTCAATCTTATCGATGACTATTATTATTTGAATTACTGGTATGATCCCTCGACCGGTTACGTTTATGATGGTATGAAAAAGGACCGAAGTACCGGAATCAATGCGCTTGTCAGTTATCCACTCGACAAGTTCAATCGGGTAGACTTGTACAATAGCATGTTCTATAATAAAATCGAGTGGTACTGGTGGAATGGAGAGGACTGGCAAATTCTCAATCAATATACGCGGGATGCATGGGTGTATGCACCGACACTTATCTATACTCATGATACTGCCCTGTGGGGGATAACCGGACCGATCAAAGGTTCGCGCTATCAAGCAGCGATCCAGAAATGTTTTGGATCGAAGAATGACTATCTGAATATTTACGGCGACTTTCGGAAATATATTGCCTTGAACAGGAAATATCAATTGGCAGGTATGTTCAATGTGGGTTTCAGTACGGGACTCGATAAGCAGGATTTTATCATGGGCGGGTACTACAATCTACGCGGTTATCTCGATAAGGAGTTTTTAGGACACAATATTGCGATTGGAAGTGTAGAGTTCAGATATCCGTTTATAGAAGAACTGAAACTCGGATTTCCATTACCACTATGGATTAGAAGTATACGAGGAGCGATCTTTGCAGATGTCGGAAAAGTCTGGGATACAATGGATGATTTCAAGAATAGTCATGACCATCCAGTTAGAGTTGGATATGGAATCGGCACCAGGATGAATCTTGGGTACTTTATCCTGAAGTTCGACTGGGCATGGAAAAGTACAAAGGGTTTTGA
- a CDS encoding ATP-binding cassette domain-containing protein, translated as MIEIRNLKKELDGVPILKGIDLIIDKNKTTVVIGESGCGKTVLLKHIIGFYTPDEGEIFCDGERIDTLSWKGWNDIRRKMTMVFQNSALFDWLSVYDNVALPLREQNGLPENEIVNQVKEKLEMVGMSGEEQKMPADLSFGMQKRVSLARAMVINPEYILYDEPTTGLDPIIANNIIELFSTFKKVYHTTSLIVSHDISIVFRIADKVALMKEGRIIFQGSVEELGNVENTYIKKFISR; from the coding sequence ATGATTGAGATCAGGAATCTTAAAAAAGAACTCGATGGCGTCCCTATCCTTAAGGGTATAGACCTAATTATTGATAAGAATAAAACCACAGTCGTGATCGGCGAAAGCGGCTGCGGGAAAACAGTATTACTCAAACACATTATTGGATTCTATACACCGGATGAAGGTGAAATTTTTTGTGACGGAGAGCGAATCGATACCCTTTCATGGAAAGGTTGGAATGACATTAGACGAAAGATGACAATGGTTTTCCAGAACTCTGCTCTCTTTGATTGGCTGAGTGTTTATGATAATGTTGCGCTTCCACTTCGTGAACAGAATGGTCTTCCAGAAAACGAAATCGTCAATCAGGTGAAAGAAAAATTGGAAATGGTGGGTATGTCTGGTGAGGAACAGAAGATGCCGGCAGATCTGAGCTTTGGTATGCAGAAAAGAGTGAGTCTTGCACGGGCTATGGTCATCAATCCTGAATACATACTTTACGACGAACCTACAACCGGACTTGATCCCATCATAGCAAATAATATCATCGAACTGTTCTCCACCTTCAAAAAAGTATATCATACAACATCGCTTATCGTGTCTCATGACATCAGTATTGTTTTTAGGATTGCTGACAAGGTGGCTTTGATGAAAGAAGGCAGGATCATTTTCCAGGGCTCGGTCGAAGAACTCGGGAATGTAGAAAATACATATATAAAAAAATTTATTTCAAGATGA
- a CDS encoding phosphoribosylglycinamide formyltransferase, whose translation MSATFNIAFLTSGKSRGSNFESIIKYIRKSQVPIKVKFLVITRSDAPIVHRADMFGIPYILLDENASFENELLIHINNEDIHLIVLAGFMRKLSENFLTNFSGDIINIHPALLPNYGGKGMYGMKVHEAVFAANEKYSGASVHYVNERYDEGEIIDQRRIPIEHCKTPDEIAHEVLKIEHELYPEVIERLAADFLANHK comes from the coding sequence ATGTCAGCAACTTTCAACATTGCATTTCTCACGTCTGGTAAAAGTAGGGGTTCAAATTTCGAATCCATCATAAAATATATCCGGAAATCTCAAGTACCGATTAAAGTAAAATTTCTTGTAATCACTCGTTCTGATGCACCGATAGTTCACCGTGCAGACATGTTTGGAATTCCATATATTCTGCTTGATGAGAATGCATCATTTGAGAATGAGTTGCTGATTCACATAAATAATGAAGATATTCATCTTATCGTACTTGCAGGATTTATGCGAAAACTATCGGAAAATTTTCTGACAAATTTTTCTGGAGATATTATCAATATACATCCGGCATTGCTTCCTAATTACGGCGGTAAAGGAATGTATGGGATGAAGGTGCACGAAGCAGTTTTCGCTGCGAACGAAAAATATTCCGGAGCATCGGTTCATTATGTCAATGAACGGTATGATGAGGGAGAGATCATAGATCAGCGGAGAATACCTATCGAACATTGCAAAACACCAGATGAGATTGCGCATGAAGTACTCAAGATCGAGCACGAGCTCTACCCGGAAGTGATCGAGAGATTAGCTGCAGATTTTCTCGCTAACCACAAATAG